A window of Ptychodera flava strain L36383 chromosome 1, AS_Pfla_20210202, whole genome shotgun sequence contains these coding sequences:
- the LOC139135196 gene encoding mesocentin-like, whose product MTKFVLITSILSLGLLQFVVAVTSSLVTGQLCLHLGEIQFGCVDLSVTMFLSEPQMYEKEGDRHQADEATYSVHRDYSMQPGLGRADAMEANGRFYKEGKEHILSQLSKESSPTKPEKTANINEGSDPDMTRKSDSRGASRFIQNDGLRATYLSKHSKPESKGSSSTYSSTRADDLPTNEKKDGGDVIDGVTGKYLSQPEEPLILPLNADEVNSKYLSQPSKPIVITSERAESEVDGVTGKYLSQPGEPIIVPSKTGDVNARYLSQPGKPIVIPSEAPESEVDGVSGQYLSQPGEPIIVPLKTGDVNARYLSQPGKPIVIPSEAPESEVDGVSGQYLSQPGEPIIVPLKTGDVNAKYLSQPGKPIVIPSEAPESEVDGVSGQYLSQPGEPIIVPLKTEDVNARYLSQPGKPIVIPSEAPESEVDGVSGQYLSQPGEPIIVPLKTEEVNARYLSQPSKPIVIRSEAPESEVDGVSSQYLSQPGEPIIVPLKTGDVNARYLSQPGKPIVIPSEAPESEVDGVSSQYLSQPGEPIIVPLKTEEVNARYLSQPGKPIVIRSEAPESEVDGVSSQYLSQPGEPIIVPSKTGDVNARYLSQPGKPIVIPSEAPESEVDGVSGQYLSQPGEPIIVPLKTEEVNARYLSQPSKPIVIRSKTPESEVDGVSSQYLSQPGEPLILPLKTADSNAKYLSQPNKPIVIPSGRAESEVDGVSTKYLSQPGEPIIIPSQSSNFQSKYLSQPDRPIDIASKSEESEVDGGSGEYLSLPEKPLLLPFKAADVKSKYLSQPTKPIAPGRVDSEVDGVTGKYLAQPEQPVMITTKSPDDQIGFNDSAPADQRTTSPTGKHDDSQQESGGISARYLSQPGKPRNLDFVG is encoded by the exons ATG acaaaatttgtgcTTATCACGTCAATCTTATCTCTTGGACTACTGCAATTCGTTGTGGCCGTGACGTCATCACTTGTGACAGGTCAGCTTTGTCTACACTTGGGAGAAATTCAG TTTGGTTGTGTGGATTTGTCTGTAACCATGTTCTTGTCAGAGCCACAGATGTACGAAAAAGAGGGTG ATCGCCATCAAGCTGACGAAGCTACATACTCTGTGCACCGCGATTACTCCATGCAGCCCGGTTTAGGAAGAGCAGACGCGATGGAAGCTAACGGAAGATTTTACAAGGAGGGAAAGGAACACATTCTGTCTCAACTCTCCAAGGAATCTAGCCCGACCAAACCGGAGAAGACTGCGAATATTAATGAAGGATCTGACCCAGATATGACCCGGAAATCGGATTCGAGGGGAGCATCACGTTTTATACAGAATGACGGTCTTCGTGCgacatatttatcaaaacactcTAAACCAGAATCAAAAGGTTCGTCAAGTACTTATTCTTCAACGCGGGCTGATGACCTGCCTACAAATGAGAAGAAAGATGGGGGTGATGTGATTGACGGGGTTACTGGAAAATATCTTTCTCAACCAGAGGAGCCTttaattttgcctttaaatGCTGATGAAGTCAATTCTAAGTACCTTTCCCAACCCAGTAAACCAATCGTTATCACTTCAGAAAGGGCAGAAAGCGAAGTTGACGGCGTCACTGGAAAATATCTTTCACAACCAGGTGAACCAATAATTGTGCCATCGAAGACTGGAGATGTCAACGCCAGGTATCTATCCCAACCCGGTAAACCAATCGTTATCCCATCAGAGGCACCAGAAAGTGAAGTCGACGGCGTTTCTGGTCAATATCTTTCACAACCAGGTGAACCAATAATTGTGCCATTGAAGACTGGAGATGTCAACGCCAGGTATCTATCCCAACCCGGTAAACCAATCGTTATCCCATCAGAGGCACCAGAAAGTGAAGTCGACGGCGTTTCTGGTCAATATCTTTCACAACCAGGTGAACCAATAATTGTGCCATTGAAGACTGGAGATGTCAACGCCAAGTATCTATCCCAACCCGGCAAACCAATCGTTATCCCGTCAGAGGCACCAGAAAGTGAAGTCGACGGCGTTTCTGGTCAATATCTTTCACAACCAGGTGAACCAATAATTGTGCCTTTGAAGACCGAAGATGTCAACGCCAGGTATCTATCCCAACCCGGTAAACCAATCGTTATCCCATCAGAGGCACCAGAAAGTGAAGTCGACGGCGTTTCTGgtcaatatctttcacagcCAGGTGAACCAATAATTGTGCCTTTGAAAACCGAAGAGGTCAACGCAAGGTATCTATCCCAACCCAGTAAACCAATTGTTATCCGGTCAGAGGCACCAGAAAGTGAAGTCGACGGCGTTTCTAGTCAATATCTTTCACAACCAGGTGAACCAATAATTGTGCCATTGAAGACTGGAGATGTCAACGCCAGGTATCTCTCCCAACCCGGTAAACCAATCGTTATCCCATCAGAGGCACCAGAAAGTGAAGTCGACGGCGTTTCTAgtcaatatctttcacagcCAGGTGAACCAATAATTGTGCCTTTGAAGACCGAAGAGGTCAACGCAAGGTATCTATCCCAACCCGGTAAACCAATTGTTATCCGGTCAGAGGCACCAGAAAGTGAAGTCGACGGCGTCTCTAGTCAATATCTTTCACAACCAGGTGAACCAATAATTGTGCCATCGAAGACTGGAGATGTCAACGCCAGGTATCTCTCCCAACCCGGTAAACCAATCGTTATCCCATCAGAGGCACCAGAAAGTGAAGTCGACGGCGTTTCTGGTCAATATCTTTCACAACCAGGTGAACCAATAATTGTGCCTTTGAAAACAGAAGAGGTCAACGCAAGGTATCTATCCCAACCCAGTAAACCAATTGTTATCCGGTCAAAGACACCAGAAAGTGAAGTCGACGGCGTTTCTAGCCAATATCTGTCTCAGCCAGGGGAGCCATTAATTTTGCCTTTGAAAACCGCAGACTCAAACGCCAAGTACCTCTCGCAGCCAAACAAACCGATCGTTATCCCATCAGGCAGAGCAGAAAGTGAAGTCGACGGTGTCTCCACCAAATATCTATCCCAACCAGGGGAGCCGATAATAATTCCATCGCAGTCTTCAAACTTTCAATCGAAGTACTTGTCCCAGCCCGATAGACCGATTGACATTGCATCGAAAAGCGAGGAAAGTGAAGTTGATGGAGGTTCCGGGGAATATCTCTCGCTACCAGAGAAGCCGCTTCTTTTGCCGTTTAAGGCTGCAGATGTCAAATCCAAGTACCTATCTCaaccaacaaaaccaattgCACCAGGGAGAGTTGACAGTGAAGTTGATGGCGTGACCGGGAAATATTTAGCGCAACCAGAGCAGCCTGTGATGATAACAACGAAATCCCCGGATGACCAGATCGGATTCAACGACAGCGCGCCAGCTGATCAGCGCACTACATCGCCAACGGGAAAACACGATGACAGTCAACAGGAGTCTGGCGGTATTTCAGCTAGGTACCTGTCACAGCCCGGGAAGCCACGGAACTTAGATTTCGTAGGGTAA